In Electrophorus electricus isolate fEleEle1 chromosome 1, fEleEle1.pri, whole genome shotgun sequence, a single window of DNA contains:
- the slc44a2 gene encoding choline transporter-like protein 2 isoform X2, which yields MELEEKSPKPKYGDSRKFDPDFKGPIHNRGCTDILCCLIFFLALLGYFAVGILAWTQGDPRKLIYPTDSTGQFCGQIGTPLEKKPFLFYFNIMKCASPLVLLEFQCPTTQICVESCPNQFLTLVKAKLSTEATRYYFQFCKEGANLNLSVPEILKNRMCPAMVIPSKPFTRRCLPALETKGGVVVIGNKTTFVYGDINLNATDLLEASKNSNLVVEARQVAMKIFEDYTESWPWILLGLVIAMLVSLFFIILLRLLAGVMVWVIITMVIAVIGYGILHCYMQYDSLKGQPGANITIKDLGLQTDFSVYLHLQQTWLAFMIILCIVEVVVIITLIFLRKRLIISIALLKEASRAISHMMSSLFYPVLTFALLCLVIAYWAITAVFLSTSNEPVYKVFNTSECEYSRDTCDPKTFNGSNISARCPDAECLFAFYGGETYYHKYLILVQFYNLFLFFWCANFVMALGQVTLAGAFASYYWAFTKPDDIPASPICYSLSRALRYHTGSLAFGSLILSIVQVVRVILEYLEDHLKDAENGFAKFLLSCMKCCFWCLEKCIKFLNRNAYIMIAIYGKNFCTSARDAFFLLMRNVVRVVVLDSVTDFLLFLGKLLIVGIVGICSFFFFTQRIKPMEEAAPSLNYYWVPILTVVLGSYLIAHGFFSVYAMCVDTLFLCFCEDLERNDGSSDRPYLMSPELHEILAMSKPADDTDHIPAPGTREEVPLQENGEVQLKQQDLLKQDNEEEMPLTQEAQQEEPEAPSSQEVGKQLEVLEEEEEKTHDEEAPAPPYETLRDTVQNGPHDSDIKETEEPAHQQEVQPQVELQQVGVEPEQAEPQENGPRENEAPLTPSSMEDLERNDGSAARPHLMSQTLLNTLSKPSEKSRTAWSAQ from the exons ATGGAGCTAGAAGAGAAAAGTCCCAAGCCTAAATATG GTGACTCACGGAAATTTGACCCTGATTTTAAAGGCCCCATTCATAACAG GGGTTGTACAGATATCCTCTGTTGCCTCATCTTCTTCCTGGCACTGCTGGGCTACTTTGCAGTGGGAATTCTGG CATGGACTCAGGGTGACCCACGGAAACTGATTTACCCCACAGACAGTACGGGGCAGTTCTGTGGACAGATAGGCACTCCACTGGA GAAGAAACCTTTCCTGTTTTACTTCAACATCATGAAGTGTGCCAGTCCACTGGTACTGCTGGAATTCCAGTGCCCCACCACCCAG ATCTGTGTGGAGAGTTGTCCAAATCAGTTCCTGACGCTAGTGAAGGCCAAGCTCAGCACAGAGGCCACACGGTACTACTTCCAGTTCTGCAAGGAGGGAGCAAACCTTAATCTG TCAGTCCCTGAAATCCTGAAGAATCGAATGTGTCCAGCTATGGTCATTCCCAGCAAGCCTT ttACGCGTCGGTGCCTCCCAGCCCTGGAGACAAAGGGGGGTGTTGTCGTAATCGGCAATAAAACAACCTTTGTATATGGAGACATCAACTTAAACGCCACAGATCTCCTGGAGGCATCAAA AAATTCCAACTTGGTTGTTGAGGCTCGTCAGGTGGCCATGAAAATCTTTGAGGATTACACAGAGTCCTGGCCTTGGATTCTGCT tGGGTTGGTGATCGCGATGCTTGTGAGCCTGTTCTTCATCATTCTCTTGCGTCTGTTGGCTGGGGTCATGGTTTGGGTCATAATCACCATGGTCATCGCTGTTATCGGCTATG GGATTTTACACTGCTACATGCAGTATGACAGTCTCAAGGGACAGCCTGGTGCTAACATCACAATCAAGGACCTGGGCCTGCAAACGGACTTCTCAGTATATCTACACCTTCAGCAGACCTGGCTGGCTTTCA TGATCATCCTGTGCATCGTGGAGGTAGTTGTCATCATTaccctcatcttcctcaggaAAAGACTCATCATCAGCATCGCTCTGCTTAAAGAAGCCAGCAG GGCGATCAGTCACATGATGTCATCGCTGTTCTACCCGGTGCTGACCTTTGCCCTCCTGTGTCTAGTGATTGCATACTGGGCCATCACTGCAGT CTTTCTGTCCACCTCCAATGAGCCTGTCTACAAGGTTTTCAACACCAGCGAGTGTGAATACTCTAGAGACACCTGTGATCCTAAG ACATTCAACGGCAGTAATATCTCTGCCCGGTGTCCGGACGCAGAGTGCCTGTTTGCTTTCTATGGTGGTGAGACATACTACCACAAGTACCTGATTCTTGTCCAATTCTACAACCTATTCCTGTTTTTCTGGTGTGCCAACTTTGTAATGGCACTGGGCCAAGTCACCCTGGCAGGGGCTTTTGCCTCCTACTACTGGGCCTTCACCAAACCAGATGACATCCCAGCAAGCCCCATCTGTTACTCGCTCAGCCGAGctctaag GTATCACACAGGCTCCTTGGCCTTTGGCTCCCTTATCCTTTCTATCGTGCAGGTTGTCCGGGTGATTCTGGAGTATCTGGAAGATCACCTGAAAG ATGCTGAAAATGGATTTGCCAAGTTTCTCCTGAGTTGCATGAAGTGCTGCTTCTGGTGTCTGGAGAAATGTATCAAGTTCCTTAACAGAAATGCCTACATCATG atcGCTATTTATGGTAAAAATTTCTGCACGTCTGCTCGTGACGCCTTCTTCCTCTTGATGAGAAATGTTGTTCG AGTGGTGGTCTTGGACAGTGTGACTGACTTCCTGTTGTTTTTGGGCAAGCTTCTCATTGTTGGGATAGTTG GAATCtgctccttcttcttcttcacacaGAGGATAAAGCCCATGGAGGAAGCGGCACCTTCGCTCAACTACTACTGGGTTCCCATTCTA ACGGTGGTGCTTGGCTCATACCTCATCGCCCATGGCTTTTTCAGTGTCTACGCcatgtgtgtggacacactcttcctctgcttct GCGAGGACTTAGAAAGGAATGATGGTTCGTCAGACAGGCCCTATCTCATGTCTCCGGAGCTGCATGAGATTCTGGCTATGAGCAAGCCAGCAGATGACACGGATCACATACCTGCGCCAGGAACGAGGGAGGAAGTCCCACTGCAGGAGAATGGGGAGGTTCAGCTGAAGCAGCAGGACCTTCTTAAACAGGACAACGAGGAAGAGATGCCGCTAACCCAGGAGGCTCAGCAGGAGGAGCCAGAAGCCCCCAGTTCCCAGGAGGTGGGAAAGCAGTTGGAGGTgttggaggaagaagaggagaaaaccCATGATGAAGAAGCACCAGCACCGCCATATGAGACGCTCCGAGACACAGTGCAAAACGGCCCTCATGACAGTGACATTAAAGAGACAGAAGAACCTGCTCACCAGCAGGAGGTGCAGCCACAGGTGGAGCTCCAGCAGGTGGGAGTAGAGCCAGAGCAAGCTGAGCCCCAGGAAAACGGCCCTCGGGAGAATGAAGCCCCACTCACTCCCAGCAGTA TGGAAGATCTGGAGCGCAACGACGGATCAGCAGCGAGACCTCACCTAATGTCCCAGACCCTCCTCAACACCCTCAGCAAACCCAGTGAGAAGAGCAGGACAGCATGGAGTGCCCAATAA
- the slc44a2 gene encoding choline transporter-like protein 2 isoform X4, with protein sequence MELEEKSPKPKYGDSRKFDPDFKGPIHNRGCTDILCCLIFFLALLGYFAVGILAWTQGDPRKLIYPTDSTGQFCGQIGTPLEKKPFLFYFNIMKCASPLVLLEFQCPTTQICVESCPNQFLTLVKAKLSTEATRYYFQFCKEGANLNLSVPEILKNRMCPAMVIPSKPFTRRCLPALETKGGVVVIGNKTTFVYGDINLNATDLLEASKNSNLVVEARQVAMKIFEDYTESWPWILLGLVIAMLVSLFFIILLRLLAGVMVWVIITMVIAVIGYGILHCYMQYDSLKGQPGANITIKDLGLQTDFSVYLHLQQTWLAFMIILCIVEVVVIITLIFLRKRLIISIALLKEASRAISHMMSSLFYPVLTFALLCLVIAYWAITAVFLSTSNEPVYKVFNTSECEYSRDTCDPKTFNGSNISARCPDAECLFAFYGGETYYHKYLILVQFYNLFLFFWCANFVMALGQVTLAGAFASYYWAFTKPDDIPASPICYSLSRALRYHTGSLAFGSLILSIVQVVRVILEYLEDHLKDAENGFAKFLLSCMKCCFWCLEKCIKFLNRNAYIMIAIYGKNFCTSARDAFFLLMRNVVRVVVLDSVTDFLLFLGKLLIVGIVGICSFFFFTQRIKPMEEAAPSLNYYWVPILTVVLGSYLIAHGFFSVYAMCVDTLFLCFLEDLERNDGSAARPHLMSQTLLNTLSKPSEKSRTAWSAQ encoded by the exons ATGGAGCTAGAAGAGAAAAGTCCCAAGCCTAAATATG GTGACTCACGGAAATTTGACCCTGATTTTAAAGGCCCCATTCATAACAG GGGTTGTACAGATATCCTCTGTTGCCTCATCTTCTTCCTGGCACTGCTGGGCTACTTTGCAGTGGGAATTCTGG CATGGACTCAGGGTGACCCACGGAAACTGATTTACCCCACAGACAGTACGGGGCAGTTCTGTGGACAGATAGGCACTCCACTGGA GAAGAAACCTTTCCTGTTTTACTTCAACATCATGAAGTGTGCCAGTCCACTGGTACTGCTGGAATTCCAGTGCCCCACCACCCAG ATCTGTGTGGAGAGTTGTCCAAATCAGTTCCTGACGCTAGTGAAGGCCAAGCTCAGCACAGAGGCCACACGGTACTACTTCCAGTTCTGCAAGGAGGGAGCAAACCTTAATCTG TCAGTCCCTGAAATCCTGAAGAATCGAATGTGTCCAGCTATGGTCATTCCCAGCAAGCCTT ttACGCGTCGGTGCCTCCCAGCCCTGGAGACAAAGGGGGGTGTTGTCGTAATCGGCAATAAAACAACCTTTGTATATGGAGACATCAACTTAAACGCCACAGATCTCCTGGAGGCATCAAA AAATTCCAACTTGGTTGTTGAGGCTCGTCAGGTGGCCATGAAAATCTTTGAGGATTACACAGAGTCCTGGCCTTGGATTCTGCT tGGGTTGGTGATCGCGATGCTTGTGAGCCTGTTCTTCATCATTCTCTTGCGTCTGTTGGCTGGGGTCATGGTTTGGGTCATAATCACCATGGTCATCGCTGTTATCGGCTATG GGATTTTACACTGCTACATGCAGTATGACAGTCTCAAGGGACAGCCTGGTGCTAACATCACAATCAAGGACCTGGGCCTGCAAACGGACTTCTCAGTATATCTACACCTTCAGCAGACCTGGCTGGCTTTCA TGATCATCCTGTGCATCGTGGAGGTAGTTGTCATCATTaccctcatcttcctcaggaAAAGACTCATCATCAGCATCGCTCTGCTTAAAGAAGCCAGCAG GGCGATCAGTCACATGATGTCATCGCTGTTCTACCCGGTGCTGACCTTTGCCCTCCTGTGTCTAGTGATTGCATACTGGGCCATCACTGCAGT CTTTCTGTCCACCTCCAATGAGCCTGTCTACAAGGTTTTCAACACCAGCGAGTGTGAATACTCTAGAGACACCTGTGATCCTAAG ACATTCAACGGCAGTAATATCTCTGCCCGGTGTCCGGACGCAGAGTGCCTGTTTGCTTTCTATGGTGGTGAGACATACTACCACAAGTACCTGATTCTTGTCCAATTCTACAACCTATTCCTGTTTTTCTGGTGTGCCAACTTTGTAATGGCACTGGGCCAAGTCACCCTGGCAGGGGCTTTTGCCTCCTACTACTGGGCCTTCACCAAACCAGATGACATCCCAGCAAGCCCCATCTGTTACTCGCTCAGCCGAGctctaag GTATCACACAGGCTCCTTGGCCTTTGGCTCCCTTATCCTTTCTATCGTGCAGGTTGTCCGGGTGATTCTGGAGTATCTGGAAGATCACCTGAAAG ATGCTGAAAATGGATTTGCCAAGTTTCTCCTGAGTTGCATGAAGTGCTGCTTCTGGTGTCTGGAGAAATGTATCAAGTTCCTTAACAGAAATGCCTACATCATG atcGCTATTTATGGTAAAAATTTCTGCACGTCTGCTCGTGACGCCTTCTTCCTCTTGATGAGAAATGTTGTTCG AGTGGTGGTCTTGGACAGTGTGACTGACTTCCTGTTGTTTTTGGGCAAGCTTCTCATTGTTGGGATAGTTG GAATCtgctccttcttcttcttcacacaGAGGATAAAGCCCATGGAGGAAGCGGCACCTTCGCTCAACTACTACTGGGTTCCCATTCTA ACGGTGGTGCTTGGCTCATACCTCATCGCCCATGGCTTTTTCAGTGTCTACGCcatgtgtgtggacacactcttcctctgcttct TGGAAGATCTGGAGCGCAACGACGGATCAGCAGCGAGACCTCACCTAATGTCCCAGACCCTCCTCAACACCCTCAGCAAACCCAGTGAGAAGAGCAGGACAGCATGGAGTGCCCAATAA
- the slc44a2 gene encoding choline transporter-like protein 2 isoform X3, with protein MELEEKSPKPKYGDSRKFDPDFKGPIHNRGCTDILCCLIFFLALLGYFAVGILAWTQGDPRKLIYPTDSTGQFCGQIGTPLEKKPFLFYFNIMKCASPLVLLEFQCPTTQICVESCPNQFLTLVKAKLSTEATRYYFQFCKEGANLNLSVPEILKNRMCPAMVIPSKPFTRRCLPALETKGGVVVIGNKTTFVYGDINLNATDLLEASKNSNLVVEARQVAMKIFEDYTESWPWILLGLVIAMLVSLFFIILLRLLAGVMVWVIITMVIAVIGYGILHCYMQYDSLKGQPGANITIKDLGLQTDFSVYLHLQQTWLAFMIILCIVEVVVIITLIFLRKRLIISIALLKEASRAISHMMSSLFYPVLTFALLCLVIAYWAITAVFLSTSNEPVYKVFNTSECEYSRDTCDPKTFNGSNISARCPDAECLFAFYGGETYYHKYLILVQFYNLFLFFWCANFVMALGQVTLAGAFASYYWAFTKPDDIPASPICYSLSRALRYHTGSLAFGSLILSIVQVVRVILEYLEDHLKDAENGFAKFLLSCMKCCFWCLEKCIKFLNRNAYIMIAIYGKNFCTSARDAFFLLMRNVVRVVVLDSVTDFLLFLGKLLIVGIVGKVRVISLVRAGGLTGAVQTHILHSVFSIHTQVKQNPTVKRPSTLTMPQAGSCKASRQVSGICSFFFFTQRIKPMEEAAPSLNYYWVPILTVVLGSYLIAHGFFSVYAMCVDTLFLCFLEDLERNDGSAARPHLMSQTLLNTLSKPSEKSRTAWSAQ; from the exons ATGGAGCTAGAAGAGAAAAGTCCCAAGCCTAAATATG GTGACTCACGGAAATTTGACCCTGATTTTAAAGGCCCCATTCATAACAG GGGTTGTACAGATATCCTCTGTTGCCTCATCTTCTTCCTGGCACTGCTGGGCTACTTTGCAGTGGGAATTCTGG CATGGACTCAGGGTGACCCACGGAAACTGATTTACCCCACAGACAGTACGGGGCAGTTCTGTGGACAGATAGGCACTCCACTGGA GAAGAAACCTTTCCTGTTTTACTTCAACATCATGAAGTGTGCCAGTCCACTGGTACTGCTGGAATTCCAGTGCCCCACCACCCAG ATCTGTGTGGAGAGTTGTCCAAATCAGTTCCTGACGCTAGTGAAGGCCAAGCTCAGCACAGAGGCCACACGGTACTACTTCCAGTTCTGCAAGGAGGGAGCAAACCTTAATCTG TCAGTCCCTGAAATCCTGAAGAATCGAATGTGTCCAGCTATGGTCATTCCCAGCAAGCCTT ttACGCGTCGGTGCCTCCCAGCCCTGGAGACAAAGGGGGGTGTTGTCGTAATCGGCAATAAAACAACCTTTGTATATGGAGACATCAACTTAAACGCCACAGATCTCCTGGAGGCATCAAA AAATTCCAACTTGGTTGTTGAGGCTCGTCAGGTGGCCATGAAAATCTTTGAGGATTACACAGAGTCCTGGCCTTGGATTCTGCT tGGGTTGGTGATCGCGATGCTTGTGAGCCTGTTCTTCATCATTCTCTTGCGTCTGTTGGCTGGGGTCATGGTTTGGGTCATAATCACCATGGTCATCGCTGTTATCGGCTATG GGATTTTACACTGCTACATGCAGTATGACAGTCTCAAGGGACAGCCTGGTGCTAACATCACAATCAAGGACCTGGGCCTGCAAACGGACTTCTCAGTATATCTACACCTTCAGCAGACCTGGCTGGCTTTCA TGATCATCCTGTGCATCGTGGAGGTAGTTGTCATCATTaccctcatcttcctcaggaAAAGACTCATCATCAGCATCGCTCTGCTTAAAGAAGCCAGCAG GGCGATCAGTCACATGATGTCATCGCTGTTCTACCCGGTGCTGACCTTTGCCCTCCTGTGTCTAGTGATTGCATACTGGGCCATCACTGCAGT CTTTCTGTCCACCTCCAATGAGCCTGTCTACAAGGTTTTCAACACCAGCGAGTGTGAATACTCTAGAGACACCTGTGATCCTAAG ACATTCAACGGCAGTAATATCTCTGCCCGGTGTCCGGACGCAGAGTGCCTGTTTGCTTTCTATGGTGGTGAGACATACTACCACAAGTACCTGATTCTTGTCCAATTCTACAACCTATTCCTGTTTTTCTGGTGTGCCAACTTTGTAATGGCACTGGGCCAAGTCACCCTGGCAGGGGCTTTTGCCTCCTACTACTGGGCCTTCACCAAACCAGATGACATCCCAGCAAGCCCCATCTGTTACTCGCTCAGCCGAGctctaag GTATCACACAGGCTCCTTGGCCTTTGGCTCCCTTATCCTTTCTATCGTGCAGGTTGTCCGGGTGATTCTGGAGTATCTGGAAGATCACCTGAAAG ATGCTGAAAATGGATTTGCCAAGTTTCTCCTGAGTTGCATGAAGTGCTGCTTCTGGTGTCTGGAGAAATGTATCAAGTTCCTTAACAGAAATGCCTACATCATG atcGCTATTTATGGTAAAAATTTCTGCACGTCTGCTCGTGACGCCTTCTTCCTCTTGATGAGAAATGTTGTTCG AGTGGTGGTCTTGGACAGTGTGACTGACTTCCTGTTGTTTTTGGGCAAGCTTCTCATTGTTGGGATAGTTGGTAAGGTCCGCGTGATATCATTGGTCAGGGCTGGTGGTTTGACTGGggctgtgcagacacacatcCTCCATTCAGTGTTCAGCATCCACACACAGGTTAAGCAAAATCCCACAGTAAAAAGGCCATCCACACTGACAATGCCTCAGGCTGGATCTTGTAAAGCATCTCGACAAGTCTCAG GAATCtgctccttcttcttcttcacacaGAGGATAAAGCCCATGGAGGAAGCGGCACCTTCGCTCAACTACTACTGGGTTCCCATTCTA ACGGTGGTGCTTGGCTCATACCTCATCGCCCATGGCTTTTTCAGTGTCTACGCcatgtgtgtggacacactcttcctctgcttct TGGAAGATCTGGAGCGCAACGACGGATCAGCAGCGAGACCTCACCTAATGTCCCAGACCCTCCTCAACACCCTCAGCAAACCCAGTGAGAAGAGCAGGACAGCATGGAGTGCCCAATAA
- the slc44a2 gene encoding choline transporter-like protein 2 isoform X1 → MELEEKSPKPKYGDSRKFDPDFKGPIHNRGCTDILCCLIFFLALLGYFAVGILAWTQGDPRKLIYPTDSTGQFCGQIGTPLEKKPFLFYFNIMKCASPLVLLEFQCPTTQICVESCPNQFLTLVKAKLSTEATRYYFQFCKEGANLNLSVPEILKNRMCPAMVIPSKPFTRRCLPALETKGGVVVIGNKTTFVYGDINLNATDLLEASKNSNLVVEARQVAMKIFEDYTESWPWILLGLVIAMLVSLFFIILLRLLAGVMVWVIITMVIAVIGYGILHCYMQYDSLKGQPGANITIKDLGLQTDFSVYLHLQQTWLAFMIILCIVEVVVIITLIFLRKRLIISIALLKEASRAISHMMSSLFYPVLTFALLCLVIAYWAITAVFLSTSNEPVYKVFNTSECEYSRDTCDPKTFNGSNISARCPDAECLFAFYGGETYYHKYLILVQFYNLFLFFWCANFVMALGQVTLAGAFASYYWAFTKPDDIPASPICYSLSRALRYHTGSLAFGSLILSIVQVVRVILEYLEDHLKDAENGFAKFLLSCMKCCFWCLEKCIKFLNRNAYIMIAIYGKNFCTSARDAFFLLMRNVVRVVVLDSVTDFLLFLGKLLIVGIVGKVRVISLVRAGGLTGAVQTHILHSVFSIHTQVKQNPTVKRPSTLTMPQAGSCKASRQVSGICSFFFFTQRIKPMEEAAPSLNYYWVPILTVVLGSYLIAHGFFSVYAMCVDTLFLCFCEDLERNDGSSDRPYLMSPELHEILAMSKPADDTDHIPAPGTREEVPLQENGEVQLKQQDLLKQDNEEEMPLTQEAQQEEPEAPSSQEVGKQLEVLEEEEEKTHDEEAPAPPYETLRDTVQNGPHDSDIKETEEPAHQQEVQPQVELQQVGVEPEQAEPQENGPRENEAPLTPSSMEDLERNDGSAARPHLMSQTLLNTLSKPSEKSRTAWSAQ, encoded by the exons ATGGAGCTAGAAGAGAAAAGTCCCAAGCCTAAATATG GTGACTCACGGAAATTTGACCCTGATTTTAAAGGCCCCATTCATAACAG GGGTTGTACAGATATCCTCTGTTGCCTCATCTTCTTCCTGGCACTGCTGGGCTACTTTGCAGTGGGAATTCTGG CATGGACTCAGGGTGACCCACGGAAACTGATTTACCCCACAGACAGTACGGGGCAGTTCTGTGGACAGATAGGCACTCCACTGGA GAAGAAACCTTTCCTGTTTTACTTCAACATCATGAAGTGTGCCAGTCCACTGGTACTGCTGGAATTCCAGTGCCCCACCACCCAG ATCTGTGTGGAGAGTTGTCCAAATCAGTTCCTGACGCTAGTGAAGGCCAAGCTCAGCACAGAGGCCACACGGTACTACTTCCAGTTCTGCAAGGAGGGAGCAAACCTTAATCTG TCAGTCCCTGAAATCCTGAAGAATCGAATGTGTCCAGCTATGGTCATTCCCAGCAAGCCTT ttACGCGTCGGTGCCTCCCAGCCCTGGAGACAAAGGGGGGTGTTGTCGTAATCGGCAATAAAACAACCTTTGTATATGGAGACATCAACTTAAACGCCACAGATCTCCTGGAGGCATCAAA AAATTCCAACTTGGTTGTTGAGGCTCGTCAGGTGGCCATGAAAATCTTTGAGGATTACACAGAGTCCTGGCCTTGGATTCTGCT tGGGTTGGTGATCGCGATGCTTGTGAGCCTGTTCTTCATCATTCTCTTGCGTCTGTTGGCTGGGGTCATGGTTTGGGTCATAATCACCATGGTCATCGCTGTTATCGGCTATG GGATTTTACACTGCTACATGCAGTATGACAGTCTCAAGGGACAGCCTGGTGCTAACATCACAATCAAGGACCTGGGCCTGCAAACGGACTTCTCAGTATATCTACACCTTCAGCAGACCTGGCTGGCTTTCA TGATCATCCTGTGCATCGTGGAGGTAGTTGTCATCATTaccctcatcttcctcaggaAAAGACTCATCATCAGCATCGCTCTGCTTAAAGAAGCCAGCAG GGCGATCAGTCACATGATGTCATCGCTGTTCTACCCGGTGCTGACCTTTGCCCTCCTGTGTCTAGTGATTGCATACTGGGCCATCACTGCAGT CTTTCTGTCCACCTCCAATGAGCCTGTCTACAAGGTTTTCAACACCAGCGAGTGTGAATACTCTAGAGACACCTGTGATCCTAAG ACATTCAACGGCAGTAATATCTCTGCCCGGTGTCCGGACGCAGAGTGCCTGTTTGCTTTCTATGGTGGTGAGACATACTACCACAAGTACCTGATTCTTGTCCAATTCTACAACCTATTCCTGTTTTTCTGGTGTGCCAACTTTGTAATGGCACTGGGCCAAGTCACCCTGGCAGGGGCTTTTGCCTCCTACTACTGGGCCTTCACCAAACCAGATGACATCCCAGCAAGCCCCATCTGTTACTCGCTCAGCCGAGctctaag GTATCACACAGGCTCCTTGGCCTTTGGCTCCCTTATCCTTTCTATCGTGCAGGTTGTCCGGGTGATTCTGGAGTATCTGGAAGATCACCTGAAAG ATGCTGAAAATGGATTTGCCAAGTTTCTCCTGAGTTGCATGAAGTGCTGCTTCTGGTGTCTGGAGAAATGTATCAAGTTCCTTAACAGAAATGCCTACATCATG atcGCTATTTATGGTAAAAATTTCTGCACGTCTGCTCGTGACGCCTTCTTCCTCTTGATGAGAAATGTTGTTCG AGTGGTGGTCTTGGACAGTGTGACTGACTTCCTGTTGTTTTTGGGCAAGCTTCTCATTGTTGGGATAGTTGGTAAGGTCCGCGTGATATCATTGGTCAGGGCTGGTGGTTTGACTGGggctgtgcagacacacatcCTCCATTCAGTGTTCAGCATCCACACACAGGTTAAGCAAAATCCCACAGTAAAAAGGCCATCCACACTGACAATGCCTCAGGCTGGATCTTGTAAAGCATCTCGACAAGTCTCAG GAATCtgctccttcttcttcttcacacaGAGGATAAAGCCCATGGAGGAAGCGGCACCTTCGCTCAACTACTACTGGGTTCCCATTCTA ACGGTGGTGCTTGGCTCATACCTCATCGCCCATGGCTTTTTCAGTGTCTACGCcatgtgtgtggacacactcttcctctgcttct GCGAGGACTTAGAAAGGAATGATGGTTCGTCAGACAGGCCCTATCTCATGTCTCCGGAGCTGCATGAGATTCTGGCTATGAGCAAGCCAGCAGATGACACGGATCACATACCTGCGCCAGGAACGAGGGAGGAAGTCCCACTGCAGGAGAATGGGGAGGTTCAGCTGAAGCAGCAGGACCTTCTTAAACAGGACAACGAGGAAGAGATGCCGCTAACCCAGGAGGCTCAGCAGGAGGAGCCAGAAGCCCCCAGTTCCCAGGAGGTGGGAAAGCAGTTGGAGGTgttggaggaagaagaggagaaaaccCATGATGAAGAAGCACCAGCACCGCCATATGAGACGCTCCGAGACACAGTGCAAAACGGCCCTCATGACAGTGACATTAAAGAGACAGAAGAACCTGCTCACCAGCAGGAGGTGCAGCCACAGGTGGAGCTCCAGCAGGTGGGAGTAGAGCCAGAGCAAGCTGAGCCCCAGGAAAACGGCCCTCGGGAGAATGAAGCCCCACTCACTCCCAGCAGTA TGGAAGATCTGGAGCGCAACGACGGATCAGCAGCGAGACCTCACCTAATGTCCCAGACCCTCCTCAACACCCTCAGCAAACCCAGTGAGAAGAGCAGGACAGCATGGAGTGCCCAATAA
- the LOC113588801 gene encoding protein FAM186A-like codes for MDLSGFSTLNFSSEGNRSYQYTLYETPVYKEYKPLPHDLIQLPTALLYLVLAAIVVVGVAYAIVGHLIKDLIHDILDCTLGPCDEDLKETSEMGRLSPTHIPVALSLSHPNAFHVWDQGDVVILAGEASGQPTAGWHTLHPTLLSFLLSQQPATPHPVTPHSHPVTPQAASLHPVTPHLQSVTPQAASPHPVTPHPQSVTPHPQSVTPQAASPHPVTPHPQSVTPQSVTPQAASSHPVTPHPQSVTPQAASSHPVTPHPQSASSHPVTPHPQSVTLHPASPLPVAPQSLAQIQLSHSKTPVTSPTESLLLPLAAPPHSLALPLIGPYP; via the exons ATGGATCTCTCTGGTTTTAGCACGCTGAACTTTTCGTCGGAGGGAAATCGTTCTTACCAGTACACTCTGTACGAAACGCCCGTTTATAAGGAGTATAAACCGCTTCCGCATGACCTCATCCAGCTTCCCACAGCGTTATTATACTTAGTATTAGCGGCTATCGTGGTGGTAGGGGTTGCTTACGCAATCGTGGGGCATTTGATTAAAGACCTTATTCATGACATCTTAG ACTGTACTCTGGGACCATGTGATGAGGACCTGAAGGAGACCAGTGAGATGGGCAGGTTGAGCCCCACCCACATTCCGGTGGCCCTCAGCCTCTCTCACCCAAATGCCTTCCATGTGTGGGACCAGGGTGATGTGGTGATCCTTGCAGGAGAGGCCTCAGGCCAGCCCACTGCTGGCTGGCATACCTTACACCCCACACTTCTTTCCTTCCTCCTGTCACAACAGCCAGCCACCCCACATCCAGTTaccccacactcacatccagTCACCCCACAGGCAGCCTCCCTACATCCAGTCACCCCACACCTACAGTCAGTCACCCCACAGGCAGCCTCCCCACATCCAGtcaccccacacccacagtcagtcaccccacacccacagtcaGTCACCCCACAGGCAGCCTCCCCACATCCAGtcaccccacacccacagtcaGTCACCCCACAGTCAGTCACCCCACAGGCAGCCTCCTCACATCCAGtcaccccacacccacagtcaGTCACCCCACAGGCAGCCTCCTCACATCCAGtcaccccacacccacagtcaGCCTCCTCACATCCAGtcaccccacacccacagtcaGTCACCCTGCATCCAGCCTCCCCACTGCCAGTTGCCCCACAGTCACTTGCCCAGATCCAGCTCTCCCACAGCAAGACCCCAGTCACAAGCCCCACAGAAAGCCTTCTTCTACCCCTGGCTGCCCCTCCCCACAGCCTGGCTCTACCTTTAATTGGCCCATACCCATGA